In Episyrphus balteatus chromosome 4, idEpiBalt1.1, whole genome shotgun sequence, the sequence GCCAACAGTGTATCCATTTGATTTGTTATGGCAAACCTTATAGGATGTCAAGTACATGGgagttttgtaaatttttggcAATGGTATAACCTGACGTTCGAGAGAATGAGTACTGTTTGACATTACAGTATGACACTTGGTGCGTTGCGGAATGTCACACATTAGCTTGTCAGCATTGAACTTGAATATTTCTCCACAACTTTGTTGATGTGCTTTCTCTTTGATACAAACAATGAAATTTGAGCAATTCTTGACATCTGGATAGATGCCATCGGCTTTGCCACAGCATTCGCATTTGACATGACACTTTGACAGTTTGGCATCGATACATGCCAAACCGAGGACACTAAAATGTTTGCCGTTGTTACAGGTCATCACTTTGGGTGAGCCTCTTTGGCACTCTAGATACTGTGTACAACTGCCTTCAATTGGCAAACGGAAGCCATTTTGCTTGCCTTGACAGGCAAACTTCATATAGAGGGCGTTATCAACTAATGCTGGCCTGTCAACTGAATAGTAATGggttttctgtaaaaaaaaatacacttgtcagaaaaattaaacagTAAGTATCCTTTCGAAGGTTGCTTACATTTCCCGGTCTACCATGTGTTGAGTttctaattttcaaattgaatgaCTTTTCACCTTGGACATTTTGCCAAGAACCAGCCACAAGTACTCCTAGTACAAGCAGTAGAATTGTTTGAGCCCAAATCATATTGGTATAGTGTGAAGGTTTATTTTTGACTATAGCTTCTTCAGTTACATTGGCTTTTATaccgcagtttttttttttatttgtgaaagaGGGGAGACAGTAACAAGATCAATCAtagataattatttttgtttgattggaaTGTTTTTGTGAGTTATTAAATTCCATGCGAAATACCTGATATTCGTCCAAGactcacttaaatattttttggcaCAACCATGTTTTGTATCTTGTACTTTGTGTCAATCTACGTAAATATAAGTATATCATCTAATGCGCACTGGTTATAAATCttgttaacaaaataaataacatgCGCGTTGTGTTAAACAGATGTTCTTATctccaataataataattgctgTATGACGTAAGGGCTGAGTTCCCAATCTAGCCTTGACAGTAGGTTTAAacc encodes:
- the LOC129919994 gene encoding uncharacterized protein LOC129919994; translation: MIWAQTILLLVLGVLVAGSWQNVQGEKSFNLKIRNSTHGRPGNKTHYYSVDRPALVDNALYMKFACQGKQNGFRLPIEGSCTQYLECQRGSPKVMTCNNGKHFSVLGLACIDAKLSKCHVKCECCGKADGIYPDVKNCSNFIVCIKEKAHQQSCGEIFKFNADKLMCDIPQRTKCHTVMSNSTHSLERQVIPLPKIYKTPMYLTSYKVCHNKSNGYTVGVAGSCNKFYLCINGKGYLKSCGSMQFNAEAHYCDAKTRIHCPEFSESDLILESDENPQVIPEVPETIDDLQPPHREPGKPFPQEQVPNEIPLEPPVVGYPDQPYMPNHPERPPNHQGHNEIPKPPVAIEPVPPTIFVPDVEEVIDPKKYAGLCANQSVGALIAMPQHCNKYIRCRWDWYERRVAVLESCPKNKHFNAKSKMCDVPQKAGCALILN